The following proteins are co-located in the Eublepharis macularius isolate TG4126 chromosome 5, MPM_Emac_v1.0, whole genome shotgun sequence genome:
- the TMCO1 gene encoding calcium load-activated calcium channel, which translates to MSTMFADTVLIVFISVCTALLAEGITWVLVYRTDKYKRLKAEVEKQSKKLEKKKETITESAGRQQKKKIERQEEKLKNNNRDLSMVRMKSMFAIGFCFTALMGMFNSIFDGRVVAKLPFVPLSYIQGLSHRNLLGEDYTDCSFIFLYILCTMSIRQNIQKLLGLAPSRAATKQAGGFLGPPPQAGKFS; encoded by the exons ATGAGCACCATGTTCGCGGACACCGTCTTGATCGTCTTCATCTCGGTGTGCACCGCGCTGCTGGCCGAGG GCATAACATGGGTGCTGGTGTATAGAACAGACAAGTACAAGAGGCTGAAAGCTGAGGTGGAGAAGCAGAGTAAAAAAC tggaaaaaaagaaggaaaccaTAACAGAATCAGCTGGCCgacaacagaaaaagaaaatag AGAGGCAAGAAGAAAAACTGAAGAACAACAACCGGGATCTGTCAATG GTTCGGATGAAATCCATGTTCGCAATTGGCTTTTGTTTCACTGCCCTGATGGGAATGTTCAATTCCAT aTTTGATGGTCGTGTGGTTGCCAAACTCCCCTTTGTACCCCTGTCCTATATCCAGGGCTTGTCCCATCGTAATCTTCTGGGAGAGGATTACACAGATTGCTCCTTTATCTTCCTCTACATTCTGTGCACCATGTCTATTCGGCAG AATATCCAGAAACTGCTGGGCTTGGCTCCTTCCCGAGCGGCCACCAAGCAGGCAGGAGGATTCCTCGGGCCACCACCACAAGCTGGGAAGTTCTCCTGA